From Mastacembelus armatus chromosome 13, fMasArm1.2, whole genome shotgun sequence, one genomic window encodes:
- the atf5b gene encoding uncharacterized protein atf5b — protein sequence MAASILRRKIPPISKGELGAPLLRQASHSQSRPKTGAEPVERQHLIGDGHSDWMTEKVDLSSFVSTTESSPSSSLPPSPLEQDVKVPSDLEVMTSLLQEELAQLEDYFRSESTSTTNKLEKSSKCDKGAQAMGSQSYYQLPYGSYGTSQSETSPVVVTLATGELDLASFCGGPISRTKIARPAPYNYHHRYHHNNGRRIISEAVKVGEEVGLDTWGSRGSYSGSTELSVNHYSTLKTVSKNSLSSVKKVRECALSLKEEDSYCFSEGMFCSEEIARGFCLGGSYDGHHKREGQVMHNVKVNVSYDSTGLDVLHCNKDGGLSGSIPQETMVASDSYYHQSMATEPYHSFIGDLDQPSQAQAVEPQHGHYLYPECLADQSYECLSRGEGEGLLMGTPIHRPTQRLKDEPCSIKTSLVMGTASLDSSTGERKQKKRDQNKTAAHRYRLRKRAELDSLEEELHGLEGQNRELRDKAESVEREIQYVKDLLIEVYKARSQRLKQDGSA from the exons ATGGCGGCATCGATCCTTCGCAGGAAAATTCCTCCCATTTCCAAAGGCGAGCTTGGCGCTCCCCTTCTCCGACAGGCTAGCCACAGCCAATCACGGCCCAAGACGGGGGCGGAGCCAGTGGAGAGGCAGCACTTAATTG GTGATGGTCACTCAGATTGGATGACGGAAAAAGTTgatttgtcttcatttgtgtCGACGACCGAGTCTTCTCCAAGCTCATCCCTTCCACCCTCGCCATTAGAACAAGATGTCAAGGTGCCCTCAGATCTGGAGGTCATGACCTCTCTACTGCAGGAGGAGCTGGCTCAGCTGGAGGACTACTTCCGCTCTGAGTCCACATCCACGACAAACAAGTTGGAGAAATCCTCAAAATGTGACAAGGGTGCTCAAGCCATGGGCTCCCAGTCTTATTATCAGTTACCCTACGGCTCGTATGggaccagccaatcagaaaccaGCCCTGTGGTTGTTACCTTGGCAACAGGGGAACTGGACCTGGCCAGCTTCTGTGGCGGTCCCATCAGCAGAACCAAAATTGCTCGACCTGCTCCATACAACTACCATCACCGCTACCACCACAACAACGGGCGAAGAATAATCAGTGAGGCTGTGAAAGTAGGGGAGGAAGTTGGACTTGATACGTGGGGTTCCAGGGGAAGTTACTCAGGAAGCACAGAGCTGTCTGTGAACCACTACTCCACACTGAAGACAGTGAGTAAGAACAGCCTCAGTAGTGTGAAGAAGGTGAGAGAATGTGCTTTATCGTTGAAGGAAGAGGACAGTTATTGTTTTTCAGAAGGAATGTTTTGCAGCGAAGAGATTGCGAGAGGCTTTTGTCTTGGTGGCTCATATGATGGCCACCATAAGCGAGAGGGACAGGTGATGCACAATGTGAAGGTCAATGTAAGTTATGACAGCACAGGGCTTGATGTCTTGCACTGCAACAAAGATGGAGGACTTTCTGGAAGTATTCCCCAAGAGACAATGGTGGCCAGTGACAGCTACTACCACCAGTCCATGGCCACAGAGCCTTACCATAGCTTTATAGGTGACCTAGATCAGCCGTCACAAGCACAGGCTGTAGAGCCCCAACACGGCCACTACCTCTATCCAGAATGCCTTGCAGACCAAAGCTATGAATGTCTGTCCAGAGGTGAGGGTGAAGGGCTGCTAATGGGCACCCCAATCCACCGTCCCACCCAGAGGCTAAAGGATGAGCCCTGCTCCATCAAGACATCTCTGGTAATGGGCACCGCTTCTCTGGATTCCAGCactggagagagaaagcagaagaagagagacCAGAATAAAACTGCTGCTCACAG GTACAGGCTGCGTAAGAGGGCGGAGCTGGATTCTCTGGAGGAGGAGCTACATGGCCTCGAGGGGCAAAACCGGGAGCTTCGTGACAAGGCAGAGTCGGTGGAGCGAGAAATTCAGTACGTCAAAGATTTACTGATTGAGGTCTACAAGGCCCGCAGTCAGCGGCTCAAACAGGATGGCAGTGCC